In Chiroxiphia lanceolata isolate bChiLan1 chromosome 2, bChiLan1.pri, whole genome shotgun sequence, a single genomic region encodes these proteins:
- the LOC116781999 gene encoding putative protein FAM172B isoform X1: MALEILLTAERRHKDLLDLSTLPERKRFPSMMMTDFTGEHTWLQIQHELSLRKLIEGSEYQEDLKYDFNIKGELRHLDTNESFVFNYYKSRFEQNHKRYEVLGHFITQYVYELLERVCMLQKVYIPTDATEDEPRSFFFMSKNALTSSSSLIILLQDRGVFCAGQWGQKTIVSDGLRHGTQIPFIKMALQSHWEVIVLNPNDNFADLKTEKHHFSTREEAVTFTQSVWWIPKRGSSSPEEHTMYVWDHFISKSAAKNVAFVAHGYGGLVFVDLLVQRRCEVMNKVFSVAFIDSVHNTQHQTRNNPQIQEWILKCCREWVSNSKPLNKTVDFLLRTNCPTVSAGTEKCGLAPSCCLHAIFKYLKSSLKAKTVTAFRHSPIATRSSTKKKRANK, translated from the exons ATGGCCTTGGAAATCCTCCTAACAGCCGAGAGGAGACACAAAGATTTactg GACTTGTCTACACtcccagagagaaaaagatttcCATCTATGATGATGACAGATTTTACAGGAGAGCATACG TGGTTACAAATACAGCACGAACTCAGCCTGAGGAAACTAATAGAGGGTTCAGAGTATCAAGAGGATCTGAAGTATGACTTCAATATAAAAGGGGAACTGAGGCATCTGGATACAAATGAGTcctttgttttcaattattaCAAGAGCAGATTTGAGCAGAATCATAAACGCTATGAAGTTCTGGGACATTTTATTACCCAGTATGTTTATGAGCTCCTGGAGAGGGTCTGCATGCTACAGAAGGTTTATATTCCTACTGATGCTACAGAGGATGAACcaagaagtttctttttcatgagCAAGAATGCACTAACAAGTTCCTCTAGCCTCATTATACTTCTTCAAGACCGtggagttttctgtgctggacAGTGGGGGCAAAAGACAATTGTCAGTGATGGCCTGAGACATGGAACACAAATACCATTCATCAAAATGGCCCTTCAAAGCCACTGGGAAGTGATTGTACTGAATCCCAATGACAACTTTGCGGATCTGAAGACTGAAAAGCACCACTTTTCTACCAGGGAAGAAGCAGTTACTTTTACACAGTCTGTCTGGTGGATCCCCaagaggggcagcagcagccctgaggagcaCACCATGTATGTGTGGGATCATTTCATTTCGAAGAGCGCAGCCAAGAACGTGGCCTTCGTTGCCCATGGCTACGGTGGCTTGGTGTTCGTTGATCTGCTGGTGCAGAGAAGATGTGAGGTGATGAATAAAGTGTTCTCTGTGGCCTTCATTGACTCTGTGCACAACACACAGCACCAGACCAGGAACAATCCACAGATACAGGAATGGATACTGAAATGCTGCCGCGAGTGGGTGTCAAACAGTAAACCTCTAAATAAGACTGTGGACTTTCTCTTGAGAACAAATTGTCCCACTGTCTCTGCTGGAACGGAAAAGTGTGGTTTAGCACCCTCCTGCTGTCTCCATGCCATCTTTAAGTACCTGAAGAGCTCCCTGAAAGCTAAGACCGTAACAGCTTTTAGGCATTCACCTATTGCAAccagaagcagcacaaagaaGAAGAGAGCCAATAAATAA
- the LOC116781999 gene encoding putative protein FAM172B isoform X2 gives MMMTDFTGEHTWLQIQHELSLRKLIEGSEYQEDLKYDFNIKGELRHLDTNESFVFNYYKSRFEQNHKRYEVLGHFITQYVYELLERVCMLQKVYIPTDATEDEPRSFFFMSKNALTSSSSLIILLQDRGVFCAGQWGQKTIVSDGLRHGTQIPFIKMALQSHWEVIVLNPNDNFADLKTEKHHFSTREEAVTFTQSVWWIPKRGSSSPEEHTMYVWDHFISKSAAKNVAFVAHGYGGLVFVDLLVQRRCEVMNKVFSVAFIDSVHNTQHQTRNNPQIQEWILKCCREWVSNSKPLNKTVDFLLRTNCPTVSAGTEKCGLAPSCCLHAIFKYLKSSLKAKTVTAFRHSPIATRSSTKKKRANK, from the exons ATGATGATGACAGATTTTACAGGAGAGCATACG TGGTTACAAATACAGCACGAACTCAGCCTGAGGAAACTAATAGAGGGTTCAGAGTATCAAGAGGATCTGAAGTATGACTTCAATATAAAAGGGGAACTGAGGCATCTGGATACAAATGAGTcctttgttttcaattattaCAAGAGCAGATTTGAGCAGAATCATAAACGCTATGAAGTTCTGGGACATTTTATTACCCAGTATGTTTATGAGCTCCTGGAGAGGGTCTGCATGCTACAGAAGGTTTATATTCCTACTGATGCTACAGAGGATGAACcaagaagtttctttttcatgagCAAGAATGCACTAACAAGTTCCTCTAGCCTCATTATACTTCTTCAAGACCGtggagttttctgtgctggacAGTGGGGGCAAAAGACAATTGTCAGTGATGGCCTGAGACATGGAACACAAATACCATTCATCAAAATGGCCCTTCAAAGCCACTGGGAAGTGATTGTACTGAATCCCAATGACAACTTTGCGGATCTGAAGACTGAAAAGCACCACTTTTCTACCAGGGAAGAAGCAGTTACTTTTACACAGTCTGTCTGGTGGATCCCCaagaggggcagcagcagccctgaggagcaCACCATGTATGTGTGGGATCATTTCATTTCGAAGAGCGCAGCCAAGAACGTGGCCTTCGTTGCCCATGGCTACGGTGGCTTGGTGTTCGTTGATCTGCTGGTGCAGAGAAGATGTGAGGTGATGAATAAAGTGTTCTCTGTGGCCTTCATTGACTCTGTGCACAACACACAGCACCAGACCAGGAACAATCCACAGATACAGGAATGGATACTGAAATGCTGCCGCGAGTGGGTGTCAAACAGTAAACCTCTAAATAAGACTGTGGACTTTCTCTTGAGAACAAATTGTCCCACTGTCTCTGCTGGAACGGAAAAGTGTGGTTTAGCACCCTCCTGCTGTCTCCATGCCATCTTTAAGTACCTGAAGAGCTCCCTGAAAGCTAAGACCGTAACAGCTTTTAGGCATTCACCTATTGCAAccagaagcagcacaaagaaGAAGAGAGCCAATAAATAA
- the TXNL4B gene encoding thioredoxin-like protein 4B: protein MSFLLPKLTSKTEVDQAIKGVAEKVLVLRFGRDSDAVCLQLDDILAKTAHDLSKMAVIYLVDVNKVPVYTQYFDISYIPSTVFFFNGQHIKVDYGSPDHTKFVGSFKTKQDFIDLIEVIYRGAMRGKLIVRSPIDPNNIPKYDLLYQGI from the exons ATGAGTTTTCTGCTGCCCAAACTGACCTCGAAGACGGAAGTGGATCAGGCAATAAAAGGTGTGGCTGAGAAGGTTTTGGTTCTCCGTTTTGGAAGAGATAGTGATGCTGTTTGTCTGCAGCTCGATGATATT CTTGCAAAAACAGCTCATGACCTAAGTAAAATGGCAGTCATTTACCTGGTGGATGTGAACAAGGTCCCAGTGTACACCCAGTATTTTGACATCAGTTACATTCCATctactgtgtttttcttcaatGGACAACACATAAAGGTTGACTATGG GTCTCCAGATCATACCAAATTTGTAGGAagcttcaaaacaaagcaagactTTATAGATCTGATTGAAGTGATCTACCGTGGAGCAATGCGCGGAAAGCTCATTGTGAGAAGTCCTATTGATCCCAATAACATTCCTAAATATGACCTTCTCTACCAAGGAATTTAA
- the TRMT10C gene encoding tRNA methyltransferase 10 homolog C: MQSANMLLKKIVRSSVLPVAAQHGMKRDLFPLSRTLSLSLCLKQDNSCKPSEKLDLDAWKKVMKSGLQEEVSETVSEPQELSSLAAARETLEMWRLAGKLVPESVSEEQLKTFMECPSKSAKKKYLKFLYLKELYKKNDKRKMEEKRERKLEPQEQTSKTDETKKSPFLALWASTMDKAYNWRAAQSMIFGQPLVFDMSYEKEMSVREVANTVKQLVQSEGCNRRAVDPFHIHFCNLKDDSLYHREFLKHYREAWGKLLITVTEQCYTEVFPKDKLIYLTADSPKVMKTFDHDKIYIVGSMVDKSIKTGVSLARAKRLGLETAALPLDKYLLWNTGAKNLTLDQMMNILLTLKDTADWKKALEFVPKRKYCGFVTKPVTELKKTLDVVNTLKLGKRQEEVQKQFAKNYPKKYKLKQK; the protein is encoded by the coding sequence ATGCAGTCTGCTAatatgcttctgaaaaaaatagtaagaagTTCTGTCCTTCCAGTTGCTGCACAACATGGGATGAAAAGGGATTTGTTTCCACTCAGTAGAACTCTGAGTTTATCACTTTGTCTGAAGCAGGACAACTCATGCAAACCCTCAGAAAAACTAGATTTAGATGCATGGAAGAAGGTAATGAAGTCTGGGTTGCAAGAAGAGGTCAGTGAGACGGTCTCTGAGCCTCAGGAGCTTTCCAGTTTGGCTGCTGCACGTGAGACTTTGGAGATGTGGAGACTAGCTGGCAAATTAGTTCCAGAAAGTGTCAGTGAAGAACAGCTAAAAACGTTTATGGAGTGTCCTTCCAAGTCAGCcaaaaagaagtatttaaagTTTTTGTATCTCAAAGAACTTtacaagaaaaatgacaaaagaaagatggaagagaaaagggaaaggaagctGGAACCACAAGAGCAAACTTCAAAAACGGATGAGACCAAAAAGAGTCCATTTTTAGCTTTGTGGGCCAGCACTATGGATAAAGCCTACAATTGGAGGGCTGCTCAGTCCATGATCTTTGGCCAGCCTCTGGTATTTGACATGtcttatgaaaaagaaatgtctgtCCGAGAAGTTGCGAACACAGTGAAACAGTTGGTCCAGAGTGAAGGCTGCAATCGGAGGGCTGTGGATCCGTTCCACATCCACTTCTGTAACTTGAAGGATGATAGCCTCTATCACAGGGAGTTTCTTAAGCATTACAGAGAGGCATGGGGCAAGCTGCTTATCACTGTGACAGAGCAGTGCTACACAGAAGTCTTTCCAAAGGATAAGCTCATCTATCTGACAGCTGATTCTCCCAAAGTGATGAAAACATTTGATCACGATAAAATCTATATTGTCGGGTCGATGGTTGACAAGAGCATAAAAACAGGAGTCTCTTTAGCACGGGCGAAGCGACTGGGATTGGAGACTGCAGCCCTTCCGCTGGATAAATACTTGCTTTGGAATACTGGTGCCAAAAATCTCACACTGGATCAaatgatgaatattttattaaccTTGAAAGATACTGCCGACTGGAAGAAGGCTCTGGAGTTTGTTccaaaaaggaaatattgtGGCTTTGTAACCAAGCCTgtaactgaactgaaaaaaaccttagACGTGGTGAACACGCTTAAACTTGGAAAGAGACAGGAAGAAGTACAAAAGCAATTTGCCAAGAACTACCCTAAGAAGTATAAACTAAAGCAGAAGTAG